The Bernardetia litoralis DSM 6794 genome includes a window with the following:
- a CDS encoding formylglycine-generating enzyme family protein: MSIKKTVLFIFLLCLFSCSSPYKVWQKQVRKKVKTHLTKKPNLPTPPNTVWIKDNLFMDKTEVVNINYLEYLHYMNEDSSYNHYQNQIPTNGVWMDKEVPFSDSVKLSLSLGYLEYENYRFLPVVGVSYQQAINYCKWRSEIATQNFVSTRENKYRFDYRLPTEKEWENAALSFIDSLNTSNEDNTKYGFDTSIISPSVFNLSKTLNKSRNDSTPIPPTIYAYAEPTTLLGLHHTIGNVAEMIAEEGISKGGSWLHVPLQSTINERIRYKYPTSWLGFRCICEVTEVEN, from the coding sequence ATGTCTATCAAAAAAACAGTTCTGTTCATTTTTCTTCTTTGTCTTTTTTCCTGTTCTTCTCCCTATAAAGTTTGGCAAAAACAAGTCCGTAAAAAAGTAAAAACTCATCTTACTAAAAAACCAAACCTTCCAACACCTCCAAATACAGTTTGGATAAAAGATAATTTATTTATGGATAAAACAGAAGTCGTAAATATAAATTATTTGGAATATTTACACTATATGAATGAAGATTCTTCTTATAATCATTATCAAAATCAAATTCCTACAAATGGCGTTTGGATGGATAAAGAAGTTCCTTTTTCAGATTCTGTAAAACTATCTCTTTCTTTGGGTTATCTTGAATATGAAAATTATCGTTTTTTGCCTGTGGTTGGAGTTTCGTATCAACAAGCTATTAATTATTGTAAGTGGCGAAGTGAAATAGCAACGCAAAATTTTGTAAGTACTAGAGAAAATAAATATCGTTTTGATTATCGTTTGCCTACTGAAAAAGAATGGGAAAATGCAGCTTTATCTTTCATTGATAGCCTAAATACATCAAATGAAGATAATACAAAATATGGTTTTGATACTTCTATTATCTCACCTTCTGTTTTCAATTTGAGCAAAACTTTGAATAAATCACGAAATGATTCTACACCAATTCCTCCAACCATTTACGCTTATGCAGAACCTACAACGCTCCTAGGACTTCATCATACCATTGGAAATGTAGCTGAAATGATAGCCGAAGAAGGAATTTCAAAAGGTGGTTCTTGGCTGCATGTTCCTCTTCAAAGTACAATAAATGAACGTATTCGTTACAAATATCCTACTTCATGGTTGGGTTTTAGGTGTATTTGTGAAGTAACAGAAGTTGAAAATTAA